ATTTTGACAGAGTTGTGTGTATTTGGCTTGGTTAGGATTTAGGGTATAGGGTTTGGGTCAAGGTTCAGACCAGATCACCTGTACTGCAAAACGAGGGGATAATTTGTTTTCAACATTTCAGTTATACAATGGCCAGTGAATGATTTTCATTGCGACTTTGGGTTGTTTAACTCGCCACAAGGAAAGCTCTACAAATCTGCATTGGTTGCCCATTATACCCAAGGTTAATGGCCACGGCCCACAGCAATCAAACAATGCACATACTAGTTTACAAGAATCTGAACTGACATGAACATTACATTAGAGCAAATTTACATTGCTACAGAGAGATTGATGGCCGAGTGAAGGAAACAGACTACTCAAGTAAGTAATCTCAAGTCTCACTGATCCTTGGTGGAGATTTTAATATCCTAAGATTCAGCTCGGATAAAAATAAAAGTTTCTCTGGGAACAAGTTCACTGATCTTTTCAATTGGGTTATCAACACACATGAACTGAGAGATTTACCTCTGATTGGTGGTAACTACACCTGGAGCAATAACCATCAAGACCCTACTCTAGAAAGACTGGACAGGGTGCTCATTTCAGACAGTTGGGAAAAACTTTTCCCCTTATGTAGTCTGAGGAAACTACCAAGAGAGCTTTCAGACCATAACCCTCTGTTGTTGTTATGTACTGAGCAAAGTACCACAAAGAAGTCTAAAGCCTTTTGCTTTGAAACTTCCTGGTTGAAACATGAGGATTTTATTCCTAAGATCAGTGATATCTGGAAGGACAAGGTGGTAGGGAAAGATGCTGTTGACAAATGGTGTATCGAAATGAATAGAGTTAAGAAATTTTTGAAAGGCTGGGGAATGAGCTTAAAAGGCCACAACAAAAAGTATAAAAAGTGCCTGAGAGAGGAGCTGGCAGCTCTGGAGAAAGTGGAGGAAGAAGGACCACTACCAGCTCATCTCTTAAAAAGGAAGACTTTTATTTTATCAGAAAATAGCAGGTTGCTTGAAGAAGAGGAGTTATACTGGCATAAGAGATCTAATAACAAATGGCTACTAGAGCGTGATCTGAACACTGTTTTTTTCACAGAATagcaaatggaaaaaaaaaacacaccatCTAAAGTATCTAGAAAGATGGCACGGAGGTGGAAGATACTGGCAAAATTCTAGATTTGGCTACAGATTATTACAAAGATCTTTTTGGCCAATCAACAAAAAGTGGTATTAAGCTTAACCAGGATTGCTGGACTTTGGAGGAAAAGGTTACACAGGATGACTGTGACAGATTGTGTAGGAAATTTGAAATGGAAGAGGTTAAGCATGCTGTTTTTGATATGGAAAAAAACACAGCACCTGGCCCTGATCATATGCCAGTGGAATTCTTTCAAGTGTGTTGGGAAATATAAAAGAGGATTTAATGGAAATGTTTGATGAATTCTTTGAAAACAAGTTGGAAATCAGTAGGCTCAATTATGGTATTATTACTCTGATCCCCAAAATAAAGGAAGCCAATCTAATACAGCAATATAGGCCAATTTGCCTTTTGAATGTTGTGTTCAAAAATTTCTCTAAAACTTTGATGCTTAGGCTGGAATCAGTGCTGGAGAGGATTATAAACAAAGGGCAAACTGCCTTCCTAAAAGGAAGAAATATTATGGAAGGGACAATGTGCTTACATGAAATAATTCATGACacaaaggtcaaaaagaaagatGGTATAGTTCTGAAACTGGATTTTGAAAATGCCTATGACAAAATAAACTGGGATTTCTTGTTTGACTGTCTTTCTCAAAGGGGCTTCCCAGATAAATGGTGCAACTGGATCAAAGGAGTAGTAACAAGTGGTACTCTTAGTGTCAAAGTTAATGATATGTTGGGGCCTTATTTCAAAAGTGGAAAAGGAGTAAGGCAAGGAGACCCTCTATCTCCATTGCTTTTTAATATAGCTGCTGATACTCTAGCCAAAATGATGCATATGAGCCAAAGAAACCATTTGATTCAAGGTCTGATCCCAGAGTACATAGAAGGGGGCTTGGCCCTACTTAGTATGCTGATGACACAATTTTGTGTGTACAAGATGACATGGAGATGGTTCAGAATCTAAAACTACTTCTATATCTATATGAAAGCATGTCGGGGCTTAAAATAAATTTCAGTAAGAGTGAAGTGATTATGATATCCCAAGATAGTGAGAAAACTCTAAGATATGCTGAAATGTTTAACTGTGCAACAGAAAGTTGGCCTATCAAGTatcttggtgtccatgtgtctCGGAATAGAATTCAAATTTCTGATTGACTCCCCTTAGTGGAGAAAATTGCTGAAAGGCTAGATGGCTGGAAAGGTGGAGCTCTGTCCTTGGGAGGGCGCCTAACTTTGCTGAATGCTTACTTTAGCAGCATTCCTATTTACAACATGTCAATGTACTTACTCCCTAAAACTATATTGAAAAAAATTGATTGCATCAGAAAAAGATTTTTCTGGCAGGGGGTGGTCTGAAAAAGAAATATCATTTAGTCAAGTGGAAAAGAATCTGCCAGTTAAAGAGGAAAGGTGGCTTAGGAGTCAAAGATCTTGGCAAAATGAATGTCAGTCTCCTTTGTAAATGGTGGTGGAAGTTGGAACAGAAGGATGGACTCTGGCAAGAAATAGTGAGAAAGAAATACATTAAGAATACTTGTATATCTCTTCTTAAAAAGAAGCCCACCAATTCCCCAGTGTGGAACCAGCTTCTCTCTGTGAAAGATATTTATACTTCTGGAAGAAAGATGATTGTGGGGAAAGGGGATCAAACTAGCTTTTGGAGGGACATATGGGTGTGTGACTCCTCTTTGATGGACAAATTTCCACTGTTTTTTGAAATTTGTAATGAGACTGAGATCACTGTGGAAAAAGTAGCAAGTCAAGGTTGGCAATTCTCATACAGAAGATGGCTGAATGAAGATCTGCAATGCCAACACAGAAGGCTAAAGGATCTTCTGGTTTCTTTTGCAGTCAACACTGAAAAGGAtaaacccaaatggagttgggAAAACTTTGGCATCTTCTCGGTTAAATCAACTTATTTTCATTTAAGCAGGAATGAACTGGGAGCTCATAGATTTGGAAAGCAAAACTTCCTCTCAAAATCAAAGTCTGGCTTTGGTTGATTGAACACAACGCTATTCTGACCAAGGATAATCTAGCTAAACGAAATTGGTCAGGGGATCTGCGTTGCCGTTTTTGTAGTGATCTGGAATCCATTGATCACCTTTTCTTTGAGTGCCTTACAACAAAATACATCTGGAGTCTGGTAGCTTTTGTGCTAGGGGCAACACATAGACCTACTTCTTTTGGCCAATTTTGGCATTGGATTGCAATCATTTTACCTAACAGAAAACAGTTTCATATGACTGGCTTGACAGCCATTTGCTGGGCGATTTGGACAGCCCGTAATAACAGTTGCTTTGAAAAAAAGTCAATCGGATCTCCTACAAAAATTGTTTGCTCAATTAGCTCATTTCTAAACTACTGGGCAGGTTTACAATCAGGACAAAACAAGGAGGATTTGGAAGCTGGTGCCAAAGCTCTCCTGAAGGCTGCGCTGCACTTCCACACCAAGGCTGCCGGAGATGATGCAGGGATGGTGCTTCTTCAGTGACTGTTTTACCTCTGATGCATGTTGAGAGGGGCGCCTGCGTGCATCGTTTGTCCTAGTTTTCTTTTGTTCCAGTTTCGGATTTAAAGTAGACTGCTTGTTAGCTCATCGTACTTTTGGTCCGAGCTCTGTAAGCGATCTTGGTGCTACGCTGGTAATCCGATCcggttaaactgtgtaatttcGTTACTCACACGGTAATGAAATTCGGGCGTGGCCCTTTCTGGAAAAAAAGTAATCTCAAGTCTCAAGTGTATAAGCTAAGCTCATAATAGGCGCCGCACTCAGgcctcttcttgttcttggtgaTGGCGCGATACCTCTCTTCGAAGTCCTGGTGCGTTACCACGCAGCGCGGCACCGGTCGCCGCGCACCACTGCATCCCGGCCTCGAAGCACACCGCCGCGATCTCGGCAGCGCTCATCCCGTCGTGCTGCGCCGCCAGGCTCTCCAGGTCCGCATCGGCATCGCTGTCCAATCCAAGGTTTACAAAACCGACCGGTCCGCTAAACCGTCCGGTAGTGGTTTAtcggaccggtttgatcggaaaCCGGTGGAAATCGGTTGCAtttaaatccaaattcaaaagcacatgtgtaaccggttccgaccggtatactgaccggtttgaccggttaacGGTGTTTTAACCAAAAAATCCGATGGTTTAAAAGTGATTCCccggtttgaccagtttaccggccggtttgaccggtttatcgGTCGCCATATGCGGTGGACCTGAATGGgtcggcccatttttttctttttgatttaacttcatatgcccgcaaactatactaaatagacgaatttttgagaaaatttgacaccattagattcgtcgcaccttgaagtatttttaaattttttttgggaatttttcatttttttaaatttaaatttgcatTTTGAATTTGgcccggtttggtaccggcccaaactgaaaccgggccggaccggtggTTTGactggaccggttcccaccggtttggttaaGGGTTAATTGGATCTGTGCCATTACAATTTATCGAGTTCACTgatctgccattacaattcacctatttggagatatgccattacaattcgttCTTTGCTTGAGATGTGCCATTTTATACGTATTTGATTCTCATGGGTCCACTCGCAGGTCTCCATATTTCTGTATGGTCCAAACTGCCCTTGCTACCTCCTTTCTCTCCACCGGCTGACATGTGAGTCCCACATcatcttctttctccttcttttcCTCTCCAACTGGTCTCTCTTCTCTCAAGCGCCCATGGTGCGCATCTCCTCCCCCGGCGAGTCCCCTAGCCCCCGCGTCGCAGGCACTgcagcagcggccgccgccgtcgtcgccggggCACGCTCCGCCTGCTCCGCTGCTCCAAGACAGACCCGTCGTCCCAATGGCGACGGCAAGTTCGCCGTCcccatctcctccctctccgaTTCCTCGCGCACAAGCCTCCCCcaaccacctcctccaccttccccaaacCTTGGCCGAGCTCCTCTCGACTGAATCGATGGGAATcgattccgccgccgccggccgccattagAGCCACCCGAAGCTTCTACTCCCCGTCGAACCCCCACCTCTGGCCCTCTTCCTCGCCCTTCAACCTTAAAAACCGAATCCTCGGTGAGCCCTTGACCATCCCCGACCCTTTCCCTCGCTGCGCCGCCAGGAATGCCCCCGTCGCCGCGCCGGCTTGCCCGCCGCGGTCGTGTGCCTGTCGTGGGACACCTCTGTTTGTGCGagctctgctgctgcctcgctGTGATTAGCGGTGTAGAACAACTTGCTTGCGTCCATGATGCcgagctgcgccgccgtctccgGCGCCGGCATGCTCTCGAGCAGCTCGGCGAGTGACGCAACAGCTACGGCGAGAGCAGCGGCGTGCGGCACTACGGCGAGTGACGCAGCAGTGGGAAGCAGCAATGTGACGCGGTAGTTCTCTTAATTTCATTTTTCCCTTTGCATCAGCGAGCCTGCAACTTGCTGATGCTGCAAGCTTCATCTTTCTCATGTGCTTCGCTAGCTCGTGCACTGTATCCAAGCCATCAATAGCTCGAGTACTACATTCTAATGTGTTTGTGCGTTGATTTGTGCTTTGATTTGGATAAAGATTTCGATTTGAACTCTAGGGACGACGATTGTTCCCTTCAATTTGTATTGCCGGCTAATTTATCCCGAACCTTGCAGCGGACGCCGTCTTGAGGTCTGTGTTGACCCACCCCTGCGGCAGCATCCCTTGAGCTCGAGCATGGCCTCGGCGACGGCCTATGGAGTTGGGAGGGGAGGGCGCGGGGGGAGGAGCTCGGGAGGCTTGGAGGGGCGGGGGTTCTGGAAGGTTCTGGGGCGGGTTCGGAGGCGTCCGGTCAaggccggcagcagcggcggcgagatgaagaagaagcagaggaaAGAAGAAGGGACGGAggtaggggatgacatgtggggACTTAATGTCAGTGGGTAGAGAGAGAATAGAGGCAGCAGGGGCAGTTTGGACCATACAGAAATGCAGAGACCTGCGAGTGGACCCAGGAGCATCAAATACATACAAAATGGCACATCTTAAGCAAATaacgaattgtaatggcatatctccaaataggtgaattgtaatggcagatcAGTAAATTCGAGAAATTGTAATGGCAACCCTGGTCTAGTCTCGTCCCCGCCGCGCACGCTCGGAACATGAGCCGCTTCTGCCGCCTGTCCGGCAGGGGGAACTCGATCCTGCGGTCCGGCGCGCCCGCGCGGTTCGTCGCCATGATGATCACGCGCACGCCGTCGAACCCGTCCATCTGGGCCAGCAGCTCAACCCGCAAGCGCTGCAACTCGCGGTCGCCGCCCGTCGATGAAGACGATCGCGCCATCGCCACAGCGTCCACCTCGTCGATGAAGACGATCGACGGCGCCTTGTCCCGGGCGAGCCGGAACACGTCGCGCACCATCCTGGGCCacgagcgcggcgccgccgacgcggaAGAACGCCGCCGAGGTGTGGTGCGCGACGGCCCTGGCGAGCATGGTCATGCCGGTCCCGGGCGGGCCGAGCGGCGGGTCCGCGGCGAGGCGCGCGAACAGCTCCGGGCGCGTCAGCGGCAGCTCCACGGCGTCGCGGAGCGCAGACCCGCGGGCAGCACCTGAAGGACCGCGCGCGACGGGGACGCGTGGAGCAGCACGGTGGCCGAAGGCTTGAGGGGCCCACGGTCGACGGTGGTGCCAACCCGCACGTAGTAGCCGCGCGATCTGCTGTCGTTGGCCGCCTCCTCGACGACGGCGTGGTCCTCGGCGACGTGGGGCGTGCCTCCCTTTTCGTCCTTGAGGGCGTCCTCCGTGGACCTCACCTGGCGCCGGAGGTCGGCCGCCTCGAGGCGCACGCGCTGCTCCAGGCCTCCAGCTGGTCCAGCAGGCCGAGATCCCGTTCCACGGAATGTAGCTGCTTGCCTGCTCGTAGAGGTCCGCGAGGCGGGGACACCGGCGGCGGGTCGAGGTAGGAGAAGCCAGACGGGCACGACAGCGTTCGGTGCAACAGCGATACGGAGGCggcgtaaaaaaaatttatcgaCCACGATGGGACTCGAACCCACAATCTCCCGCTCCGGAGGCGAGCGCCTTATCCATTAGGCCACGCGGTCTTGATGTATAGTGTTTGTACGACGACATTTAAGTCCTTTCATCAGACAAGTTTGCCCAACAAAAGCAAGAAGTCTTCTGCAGAGGGCATAAATGGCAATAAGATGAAGCAATTCCTGAGCAGAGTTCTAGACACACGTGAAATGTGCCCCAAGTTCTTACCTGAAGAGTGAAGAGCATTGTTGTGAATCGCAGAGATTTTCCTTTTCATTTTGACATAACCCATGTGTAGTAAATAGATGTGGCAAACAAAAAGTCTGTTTGTATAAGACCAATTTTTAATTAGTTATAACCGCCACATCTATTTACACATGGGGGCTCATGTTGCTTACGTGAATCCAATGATTGCCATGGTAGAGAGTTTAGCAAAAAGCACATACGCTTAGAaacaaaaaaactaaaaaacaaaagttgtctGATCGCGCAGAGAAAACCACCTGGGTTCAGGTACCATCTGACCAAATTAAAGCCAATCCCAGCCACCTTTGCCACCTCTAGAATCAGAACTAATTTTAAAATCTGATAACAAAAGAATATTTCTCATGTAACGCCACCGCATTAGCTACCGGCAAAACTACAGGATACAAGTCGCATGATCTGGTACAGAACACAAAcacacaagaagaagaaaaaaagatccGTGTTCTAATCACACATCGGTTGGCAAAATAGAAAGTGCAAGTGCGCAGGCTATTCCTTCTTGGTAGCAACCTTGCGGCCAGGCTTCCCTGGTGACGAGAAGAGTGGGGTGTACTTGTGTTGCTTGATCACCATGAGCATAACAAAGGTGTTGGCAGCTAGAAACACGAGGCCTGCAACCCAGAGCTGTACAAAGACGTTTCGGCCCTTGAATTCCAGCAGGTAAGCCCACATGAGCCAGTGCAATTGAGACCCCATCCACACTAGCATGCAGGCCAGACCTTTCCACTTAAGGTTCATGCTGCTCCAAGGGAGGACGAGGGGCAACAGGCAGAAGAACCACACAAAGTATTGTGCCGTCATCACCTACCCATTTAACTGAAAGTCAATACTTCAAGGTACCAGAGTGCAAAAAATATTAGAAATGTGTGTATGATTCACGGTATACCTTGTTAAAAGCAACAAATGCAACAGTTTGGAGAAACATGCAAAATGGAAGGTCCCTAGAGAATCGGGTGATGAGTGCCAGTTGCACGATCAGTTGAGGCAGAAACGAAGCAAGCCTCTGAATACTTGAGAACCCTTGTTGATGATGTAGATAAATATGATAGAAATATATTGAGAAATTGTGCCTTGGATCGGTCCGAGTAAGATGGTAAAGTAATGCTTCGTTTAGGAAGTCCCACCCATAGAGATAGAAGAAAACACCAGTCCAGGCAAAGAACATAAATCCTGAGAATAACCCAAATAGGATTGCATTTCTTGTTATAAAGTTTGAAAGGAAATCCCATAGAATGGCCAGTACTGATGTTGGTCCTCCTCTTTGACTGGCTTTGTCATTTTGCAAGTGTTGTTCGGAGTTCCACATTGTAAGAGTAGGCCTACCAGAAGGACAGGCATAACTCTTCCCGAGAACAATTACAAAAGGAATCGCATATATGATTGGGTATATTCTGAAGTGCACGATAAGCCCATACCAGAACGCTGCCTGCAATACTCTACCTGCAAAAGACCTAAAATGTAATATACCATGCTGATCTACCCAACAATTAACAATTGACAATCTTTCTTCCTAGAGTTGAGATGAACATCAGTAAGTTCTTCATGATATTATCCCATGTAACTGCCGAGAAAACAACATAAGTTGTTCTGACAAGACCTTAATGTATAGAGCAAACATGATCACGAATTTAATGTCTTCAAGGAGAAACAAATACACACACTACATATTTAAATCCTGGTAAACTAGATGTCTGCACAAGTGACATAAATACCCATAAACTTCAAAGTAACAAACAACATTCTGTAAGTATTAGATTTCATTGACTATAAGTAAAGCCAGGTCTACCAATACATCACATACAGAGGTTCTAGTAAACAATCATATCCCAAGTTTTACatgaaagaacaaaaaaaaaacagttatAAAACCAGGTCTATGAGAATTGAGAGCACATAATGGGATGCCTTCAGTGGTTTTATCATATTCCATTTATAACAACTTTATACAAAGGTAGCGATAAACTGAACAAACAGCAAAAGAGAATCAGAGCTTACACCCTTCATCAAACATATGAGAATCCAGAGCATGGCAGCGCAGACTATTGGTTCGCAGTTTCCTCTTGTACCAATGGTGAATGTGAAGGGATTGAACAGCCAAGCTATCACGGACCACATCCGCATTTTCTCAGGGATTCCACGTAGTTTCAGAATGGTATCTATGAACAATCCCACTAGCAAATCTGCAGAATAAATAATCATATATGACCATCAGAAAGTTTACCAAGGCATGTACACACAGAAAAAAACTAATACATCCAGCTCAGCTGTCCCCAAATCATAACAAATTACTGCAATTACTGCTTCAGTATCAAAAGCTCCTTTCCTAAACTAAAAGCGAATGTGTGGCCAAGAAAAATGGACTTTACTGCATCAAATCCAAATGCCACATCCTCCAATTGAAAATAAAGATCACAAGCTGAACAATATCTGTATTGTGATCAGAAATATATAAATGATAGAAATGGGCAAAAGTGCTAACACACTGAAATCTTTCATGTAATGTAACAATTCTCAATTCACAAGGACTAACATCACTGAACCGTAGATCAAGCATACGTTCGAGAAACTATGTATACTGACAAAGATCTACTGAAATTAGTTACCACTGGCATCACAACAGATAGGGAAGCAAAGAGTTTTAGAAACAGATGCAGCGCGTGAGCAGAGCGGGGTTACCTGCGGCGGAGAAGAGGAGCTTGCCCCAGGCGGCATGGAGGAGTGAGTTCGGAAGAAGCAGGAAGGCCAGGAGCGGAGAGTAGCGGTAGGTCGCGCGGGCGAACGGGgatccgccggcggcgacggaggcagCGGCATCGGAGAAGACGAGGTAGTCGACGTCGGTGTAGCGCACCTCGAGGTGAGCATCCTGCCACTCCCCGAACACCACCAGTGCGAGCCGGAGCGCGGCAGACGCGAGCAGCACCCGCCGGAGTGTCAcggcgctgccggcggcggaggccatcgGGGAATCGTCGCCGGAGCTGGGAGAGAGGGCGGGGCCGTCAGATGCGCAGGGCAGTTGCGTAATTTCTGCTCGGCTTTTGGATGTCACGAAGGCGTGCGTTGGCCGTTGGATCACGAACGAACGGCTTGGATGGTCCAACCTGAACGTGCGGCAACTGCTtctggccccacatgtcagttgCCGCTTTGCGGAAACCCCCCTGAAAGACCGTTGATTTCCCGTCCCCTTCCACACGGAGGTGGATTCCATCCACACCGTCGCCCACCACTTTTCCCCCGCACCCACCACGCGGCGCGCCGCCCGAGCACGACCATGGCGTCGCCGTCCATCCCCGCCGCTGTCCGCCACCCgcacctccccgccggcggcatCCTCCTTTCCCATCCGTCCGGGGACCCAACTTCGCGCTCCGCGCTCTCGTTCAGGCAAAAATTTCTTTCTCATAGACTTGTTCCTTTCTTGTCGCCACATCTAGTttctgccgccgcggcgccgcgccaTGTACCTTTTTGTTGCGTCGGTCGACCTGGTGGTGGTTAATTATGGTGCATTTTTGTCCAGCTGCTCATTCCATAAACAACTATAGTTGCATCAAATGCTCCAAGAACAAGCTGAAATCTTCTCGTTTTCTACtaggaggaaaaaaaagggtAGCCAGCTATTTGCTGATCTTGCTTAACATTATCTGTTTTCTTCTGAACTTCAAGTGTCCTGGTCCTAGAATCAGACGGATTTTTTGGCCCGAATTCGACAATCCAGATTATTATTAAATTCCATAATTTGATAAATGCTTTGTAGCCAGATCGATTGCCTGTACCAAAATAATCAAATGTTTTTAAATAAAGAAATTTAATCTCTATATGAAAGAGATTAGCTTACTGAGCCACATGTATCTGTCAGATTATTTTGTGGTTAATTTTCGTGACATTGGTGCTGTAGTTCTGTAAAATTATGATGCAGTTGTAATTCATTCCATTTCTTTCTTCTGCAGGATAGTCGACATGCCATTGAAAAGGTGGCAGACAGGTCTTGGTCCTGTTTTGGCTGCTAGAAGTCCTGGTTTGGGCAACGTTGACAATCTGCATGAGGTGTGCACTTGCAATTTTGTGGAGATTTTTTTAGTATTTAGTTGAATTGGCATAAAATGAAGTTTGTCTTGATGAATTGTTTTTCTTGGGCATGTACTGTAGAGTTCAAGCTTGTCAAGGAGCTGGGATTTGAATGGTCAGATTGATGATGACCATGATGTACTCATAGAATGTAGGGATGTTCATAAGTCATTTGGAGACAAACATGTATTGAGAGGTGTCAGCTTCAAGGTCGGTCCTTCACTTTCCACTTTCATTCTTATATGCTTTTCATAACTCAAATCGGAACCAGTGATCGGCATAAGTAGCATTAAAATGGCATAAG
This portion of the Panicum virgatum strain AP13 chromosome 2N, P.virgatum_v5, whole genome shotgun sequence genome encodes:
- the LOC120659974 gene encoding GPI mannosyltransferase 1-like, yielding MASAAGSAVTLRRVLLASAALRLALVVFGEWQDAHLEVRYTDVDYLVFSDAAASVAAGGSPFARATYRYSPLLAFLLLPNSLLHAAWGKLLFSAADLLVGLFIDTILKLRGIPEKMRMWSVIAWLFNPFTFTIGTRGNCEPIVCAAMLWILICLMKGRVLQAAFWYGLIVHFRIYPIIYAIPFVIVLGKSYACPSGRPTLTMWNSEQHLQNDKASQRGGPTSVLAILWDFLSNFITRNAILFGLFSGFMFFAWTGVFFYLYGWDFLNEALLYHLTRTDPRHNFSIYFYHIYLHHQQGFSSIQRLASFLPQLIVQLALITRFSRDLPFCMFLQTVAFVAFNKVMTAQYFVWFFCLLPLVLPWSSMNLKWKGLACMLVWMGSQLHWLMWAYLLEFKGRNVFVQLWVAGLVFLAANTFVMLMVIKQHKYTPLFSSPGKPGRKVATKKE